CTGCCTCCCTGCCTATTTCAGATAAGTGGAAAACACGTGCCCCCTGGAAAGCAGGCGGCGACACCTGTCCATCACTGACCACACAACCTGAGCAAATCATGCCTTCCCCGGACAGCAGCAACAGATAGCATTTGGCTGCAATGCCCGCGCCATAAAGATAGACGGGCAGCCCTGAAGCAAAAGCAGCTCGCGCCGTCTGAAGCATGGCAAGCCTTGCTTCCTCATAGCATGCCTGCAAGGCCTCGGGCTTCTGGCGATAAAACTCTAGCTGCCCTTTTGCGAAAAGCACTGGCTCTGTTATTTTTCCTGCAAGCTTCTCCATTCGCCCAGCATAGTCCAAGAGTTTTTCCTTATATGCCACACTGTCAGTAAAGAACATCTCCCTATACTGCCTGACAAGGTCATATAGGTACGATTCAAGCAGCAGATCCAGTACATTCCTTTCCTGCACCCATAAGTTGGCCAGCATATACTCATAGACCGGGGTCAGGTCAAGTTCCATGGTGGTGCGCTTTGTCACTCCGGCAGGGTTTTCCCTGTAGCAATAAGCACTGCCTGGCAGACAAATTACCTGCCTTGCCCCGGAGAGCAGCAAATAATTGCCATGCAAATCCTCTCCGCTGGCAATGCACTCATCCGGTTGCCATCCCTCAAAGAGACTGCGGCGGTAAACCTTCCCTGCCAGATGCCAGCCAAAATGGCGCTGGCGGAACATCTCCCCCAAGGCTTCCTCTCTCCCCATGAGTTTTTCCTCAGCCCTGGGGAAGATGGGACGGCAGCTGCCATCAGCGTAGACCCGCTTCATGCTGCCAGCTGCCACATCCACCTGGGGATTGCTTTGCATAAAAGCAGTCAGATGTGGAAAATACCCTGTCTCAAGCCAATCATCCGCATCAACAAAAGCCAGCAGTTCCCCCTTGGCTGCAGACAATCCGCTCTTCCGGGCAGACAGGATACCGCCATTGGGCTTGTGGATGACAGTGACGCGCCTGTCCTTGGCGGCATAGCAATCACAGATTTCTCCCGAGCCATCAGTTGAACCATCGTCCACCAGGACAAGCTGCAAATCTTCGACCTCCTGCCCCAGAATGGATTCCACGCAATGCTCCAGGTATGCCGCCTGATTCCAGACTGGCACTATGACACTTAATGAAACAGCCATTCTCTTACTCCGCCCCCAAGCTCTGCCTGAGCTCCAGATTCATAGCTATATAATTGCTGCAATGCAATTCTCGCAGCGTACCAAGCACCTCTGGCAGTTTCTCGTCACCTACGCATGCCAGTACCAATATCCCGGGGCAGTCCAGTGGAAGTCTACTTGCCTCAAACAGCGGGATACCTTCCAACTCCTTCTTATCCCTCAGGCTGGTCACCAGGAAACCTGCAGGAGCAAAGCCTCGCTGAGCCAGGCAATCCTTTACCAGGCAAGCCACCCGGCCTGCACCGTAAAGATAGATCATGCCAGCTCCTTCCAGCTCTCGCCAAAATCCTGAGACACACATTTTCTGTTCCTGCCATTGCAAAATGGCATTCATGCGAATCTGCTCATCGGTGTTTTCCATTAGCTGTTGCCAGCAGAGAGATAGCGCAGCTTCACCATTAGCTGCTTCCCTTTGCAGCTCTTCCTTGACACGGATAAGAAATTCTGCCTGCTCCAAGGCTTTCAGACGACGTTTGCCAGTGAGAAACTGGGCATGTTTTGTCTGCCTTATAACCTCGCCCAGCTTTTTACCCAACTCCGGTCTCTGTACCAGAAAATCTTCCACAGCCTGAAACTCGTCAAAAAGGAAATGGCTCTTACCCCCATCCCTGACGGATTGGCCGGCGTTGTCCCTGCGGTAATGCAGGAAAGCCTCACGACAGAGAACCACCCGCCTGGACGCCGCCAAAGCCTTTATGGCAAAAGACACATCCTGATAGGCAGCTCCCGGCGTCTCCAGAAAATCAACACCCTGTTCCAGAAGCCAGGAGCGGCGGTAGACAGCCGACCAGATGCTGGGGCTGACCTTCAGCAAGGACGGGTCATCTTCACCAGGGCAAATAAGCTTGTCATAGGGATGACCTGCCAAAGTTTCATGAAAAAATTTCCTGCCATTGCGGTATTCCCAATAGTTGCTCTTAACCAGGTCAGCTTCATAGGCATCTGCCAGGCTGCACAGCCTTTCAAGCATATCCGCCTCAGCGAAATCATCCGTTTCCACGATGGCTATATACTCGCCCCGGGCCTGCTTTATGCCCAGATTCATCTGGAAGCCATAGCTTTTGCGCTCCGAGGGCAGGAGCATCAGACGGCTGTCCTCTTCTGCCCTTTCGCGGATAATCTCTAAAGTGCCATCCTCTGAGCCAGCATCTATGCAGATAACCTCTATATCCTGCAAGGTCTGTCCCAGGACACTGTCTATACTTTGCCTGATATAGGGTGCCACATTGTATGAGGGCATGAGCACAGATACTTTCGGCATTTAGGCTTCCCCTTCCAATCCCAGACGTACATCCTGCCAATAAACTCTTTCCTTATCTACCCCAAGCTGGCGCAGGCTGCGGCGGATTTTTTCCGCTGCTTCTGCCTCCTCGGCAGCGATAAGGACAATATCGAACTCCATCTCCATCAGGGCTTCAGGGGGCAGTACCTCTGCCTCCCCGGCATACTCTGCCGGCTTTTCTGCCACAATGCCTGCCAGAAGGAAACGTCTGCCATGGCGGATCTGCCATGCATAATCCTTGCCCATATCCCCATAGCCATAAACCACCAGCCTTGCACCTTCCCTGAAACCATGCTCAGGAAAAAACCAACGCTTGTACTTGCGCATAGCAGCACTGGATTCACTATGCCGGGCAGGGAGATAGTTCTCCACTGGCATTCCCAGGGCTGCCGAAGCAGAATGCTCCTGGGCCTCCAGCCTCAGCAGTTCCATTTCCTCCTGACACCGTTTTTGCAGCCTCTCCTTAGCCATCTGCTGATAGCTGGTGATATATCTGAAAAGCATCGACATGGCATTGGATGCCTCGCCGCGCCCTTCTTCTTCTGAAGTAACAGCAGAGAAAACCTCCCGCCAGCTGGCGGCTATATCCGTTTTTTCCAAATCTGCCAGATGAGATTTGCCCTTTGCCCCCAGTTCCTGGGCCAGCCGGGGGAACTTGAGTAGCTTATCTATTTCCGCCGCCAAAAGCTCAGGCCGTCCCTGGGGCACAGACAAAAGTCCCTCATTATTCTCAGCCATGGAAAGCCAGGGCAATTCATAAGCCACCACCGGCAGACCATGGGCAAAAGCCTCTGCCATGGCCAAAGGGAAGCCCTCGTAAAGGGAAGTGGAAAGGAAAATACTTGCCCGGCGATAATACTGCTCCACATCCATGGTGAAACCCACCAATTCTACACTGTCCTCCAGCCCAAGCAACTTGATTTCCTGCCGCAATTTAGAAAGACTTAAATCGCTATCTTCCCCTATCATGCAAAGCTTTGCCTGTCTACCGCGTTTCCTCAGCAGGTATATCATGCGCACAGCTTCCAAAGGCTGCTTTTCAGGACTCAGCCGTCCCACCCAAATAATCAAGTCCTGCTCATAACTGGAGTTTGGCGTGGTACCAGTGGAAAAGGGGATAGGGTTTGGAATACAGTAAGTATGTGGTGCGAAGGAACCTACAAATTCCCTGTCATATTCGGACAGAACTACGCAGCCATCCGCCAGACTGTACATGGTCAAAAGATTCGAAGCCAGACCATCCATGCGGGTATAAGGCATACAGCAAAATTCATGACTCTGCAGCACAAAAGCTGGATGCAGAGGATGGCTCTTTATAGAGAGCCAATCCCATATCACTGCTTCGTGATGCAACCAGGCATAAACTACTACATCCACAGCATATTGGGCCAGCATTTCCTGCCATGCTCTGCAGCGCTGTGCATAATTTTCGCCAGAAGCTTCTTCCGGTGAGGGCAGATAAACTCGTTCCACCTGCTCCGACAGGGGATACTCTGCCTCTTTCCCGGCAGTTGCCTGATCCAGTACCAGCACCACTCTATACAAAGGAGCACCATTTTCCTGGCGCGCTTCTGCCCAGAGGCTGGCCAGCATGGCTGTCACCCGCTGTGCGCCACCATTGGCAAGAGAACGGTAGTAGATGGCCACCGTCAAATCTTCCTGATGATCCTTGCTTTTACGTCTTCCCAAGGGAAGCCCACTTACATAGTCAGCAATTTCCTGCCAGGGCTGTCCCCAGCGGGAAGCAGCCAGGGCACCAATGAAGTCTGCTGGATCAGTCGAGTAATCCTCCAGTTTCGGCTCTTTGGAAGCTGCATTTTCCAACACTTCCCAATGCCCGCTGGAGAGCAAATTCAACATGCCGTTCTCATCCGGTAAGGTGCGCCAGGAAGCATCTATGATTTTTGCTTCCGGCACTCTCCAGGCCAGCAAATCTTTGCGCACCGCTTCCACAATGCGCTCCTCGTTGATAGCAATTACCACGGCATCATAGGCTTCTTCCTGTATCTTGTCTGGTGTAATGAGCCTGACCGCCTCAGACCGATAGTCCGTGTTTTTGTCCGCCACGGCTTCTACCTTGCAATACGGCACCACTTCCAGCTGTGCCAGAAACTGACGGCACACATCCCCTGCCCCATAGATGATAACCCTGCTGCCGGGCCTCACTAATTCAAAGGGGAACAGATAAAGCATGACATCAAAATTGCGCATGGTGCTGCTGCCAGGACGGTTAATCTTATGGTAACGCAGGACAGGGCGAGGGCTTGACAGGACAATCCGCTCCCTTTTTATGCCAGACTCAACCAGCTGCTCAGCCATTCGACTACCTGCGGTTCCATCCTCAGCAGCTATAACCAGCAAGTCGTAGTCACTACGCCCCAGTCTTTCCAAGGCAGACTCCGGCAGACCCCCATCCTCCTGTTCCTTTACAGATACAGCAACAACCTTGGCATAGCCGGAAGATGTCAGCTGCCCCAGGAACTGTACGAGTATATTTTCTGATCCGTGCAGTATGACCTTGCTGCCTTGGGGCACCTTATCAAAGGGAAACAGATATATCATAGCCCCTCTCCTCCAGTCTTAATCCTTGATGCCCAAGCGCACATCATGCCAATAGATACGCCGCCTGTCCACTCCCACAGAACGAAGCTTCTTTTTGATAGCTTCAGCTGGCTCAGGCTCCCTAACGGCTATCAGCACCACATCATAGTCCAACTTATCTAAAGCTTCCAGTGGCAGGACATCTGCCTCCCTATCATAACTGGAGATATTGGAATCCACGATTCCCTCCAGGCAAAGCCGGTCCGAATGGCCTATTTGCCACACGTAATCATGCCCCATATCTCCATAGCCATAGACCACCACCCGTGTCCCCCTGGGGAAGCGGTAGTCCGGGAAAGTCCAGCGCTTGTACTTATGCATGGTAACAACGTGATGCTTGAGGATTTTTACTCGCTTGGAGAAATCATTCACCATCTTGGCATCTGCTTTTGACTTGTCATCCGCTTTCTTGGCATCTGCCTTTGACTTGGTCAAAAGTTTATCATAGTCATCTTCCAGCTGCTCCACCAAAGCAAGAACTTCCTCTGGGCGGGAGCAGGAGTACATGTTGGTTCTATAACGGTCAAACACAGCATCTTTTTTCAGATTGCAATTTATTATGAACGGCTCACCATTCACATCTGTTATTTCATAATTTTTTGACACAGCCTATCTTCTCCCGTCCTTAATCAGTTATCATGTTCTCTTCTATCGCAGGCCGCCAGGCAATATTCAAATTCCTCCATAGCCTTTCTGTTGTACTCATCAATATCCAAATCATAGTCACAAGGGACCTGCCCCAACATAAACTTCTTCATTCCCTCGTAAATATCCTCAACTTCCATGCCAATTACCAATTGGCCTCTTTCGCAACAACTATCTTCTACTGTAGCGAAATTGGAAACGATGATGGGCAAATGGAGGATGCGAGCCTCAAGAATGACAATGGGCTGTCCTTCATAATGTGATGGCATAACAAAGCAATCACATTTCTCCATAATAGGGAATGGATTATCTAAATTTCCCGTCATGACAACACAATCCTCAAGCTTATAGGCGGTTATAACCTGACGCAACCTCTTTTCATCAGGACCAGCGCCAATCAGATAAAGCTCAGTATCGGCATATTCATTATGGAGCATCGCAAAAGCCCTAACCAAAGCTTCCGTATTCTTAGCTTCTGCCAATCTCCCAACTGTTACAAATGTTTTTTTATAATTTGATGGCCAACGAACCAAAAGTCCTTCTCTAAGTTCTTTCTTGTAAGCGCTTATGAAAAAATCTCCCTGACTAGTTCTTAGTCCACCATAATTTTCCAGTCCTAAAAGGACCTTTTCTTTATTAAAAAAATTTCTTACATATAAATGCTTACATTTTATTCCCAGCCTATCAAAATATCGTGCATTTTCCTTCATAACAGCATGAGAACAACTCACACAACCATCAAACAACGAATACAGCTGATATATATTATCCAAATCTCTTCTAAGAGCATAAGATCCTTTATTGTTTAACCTGTTATATTCTTTTTCCATGGTATTATGCATCCAAATAAGTTTTTTGGTTTTAAGCTGTGACGCGTAAATATTGGCAAAAAATGCAGAAAAGCCACTAAATTCTATGATATAATCAAATTTAGCATTCCCAAAACATCTTCTATACTCAATTTCATAAAACTCCTTTGGAAATAGATTTGATCCACTTTCTATAGTGATAGCATTGTCAATGCATGACTCTATACGGGCATAAGTTTCAATATTATTTATTCTTGCACCAATTCTAGCAATAACTCGAACATCATCATCCAGGCTTTTGAGATATTCACAATAACAATCTCCGAATCCTTGCGCTTGTACTGCGTAGAATGATACATCGTACTTCTCTTTATCCAGCTTTTCCATAAAATTCAGAGCTGCTGTACTTATACCATTAAATCTAATACCACCAATATGAACCAATAGCTTAATCTTATTATTCTTCAGTTCCTTCGTATATGTCTCATCCCCGAAGAAAACTGCATCAACGACACGTTCACATACCTTTCCATCTTCTAAATAGGCGAATTTATTTATAGCTTCTTCATATCTACTATATGTAAAGAATTCCTTATAATGCTCCAAATCCCGAATCCATTCGCCCAACTGATCAAGATTATCCGTCACCGGCCCTGGCAAATAATCTACAGTAAAATACAATCCTCTGCTCTCACTATATGCTTCCAAATCAGTAATATAGAAAAAAATCGGACGCTTTGTAACCAGAAAATCAAAGAAAATACTGGAATAATCAGAGATGAGGACATCTGTCACTCCAAGCAGCTTATTGGTATCGACCACAGCGGGAATGAAATTATCCTGCATCAAGCCTTTTTGCACTAATGCTTCATATACAATCTGATGTGGTTTAACCAATATCTGGTACTCAGCCATATCCACAAACTGACTAATTTTTTTTATGAATGCTTCGTATTCATCAACAATATCCAAATCTATGTATGATATACCATACTTTTCTCCCCGCCAGGTAGGGGCATAAAGTATCAACTTTTTATTAACATCATACTTAACACCACATCTTGTAAGAACCTTCTGTATTTCATATTTATCCGCATCAAACATGCAGTCAATACGGGGATGGCCTGCCTCAATCACCTTTCCTGGATATATCCCCTCAAGCTTGAACGAATTCCTATATATATCTGTCATGTATTCAGCCGGACTTATTACATAGTCAGTAAATAGCAAATTCCTGATCATATTGGCTGTACCAGCCTTACCATCAGGTACATCAAAGCCAAGATATTTGAGGGGTATGCCATGCCAGGTGTTGATTACCACCTGACTATCCTTTGGTGTAAAGTAATTGGGCCATGTAACATTATTGATTAGATATTTAGCCGTAGAAATATAATAAAAGTATTCATTGGAATATGGCTTTGTAAAAACAATATTATCATAATCAGCATACATTTCTATAGCTGTATCCCTAAACTCACTCTCCTCCAATGACCAAACGTGTGTATAGCCTTCAAAGCGTGGATCATCCAATAAGTACCTGAATATTTGACCAGGATTACAGGTAATGCCTCTGCCTGAGAAGGCCTCATACATAATCATTTTCTCGTTAACATTTGTGTTTATGTAGGCATCATAATAATCACTGCGTACTCTAAACCATTCCCTAGTATCATACAAATTCTGTGCAGCCTTCAGTCTTGCCTCATACCCATTGAGCTGTTTTAATTTATTGCTGTCCACCATGTGAAATAACTCCCCTAAATATTATTTATGCAAATCCTTCTTTATCTGCGTAGTGCTGATTTCCGGAGTACGGGGCAAATACACTACCTCACACCCTTCTTCCTCCAAGAAATCAAACTTCCCTTTCCAGTCATCCCCCATAACCATGATGTCCGCCTGGTAAAGCTTTACATCCCTGCGTTTCTGCTCCCAGTTTTCCTCTGGTATCACCAGATCTACATAACGAATGGACTCCAGCAGTTCCTTGCGCTGTTCATAGGTGAAATAACATTTTTTCTGCTTCTCCCGCCAGTTGAACTCCTCTGTGGAAAGAGCAACAATCAAATAGTCTCCCAAAGCCCGAGCCCTTCTCAGCAAGTTGATATGACCATAATGCAGCAAGTCAAAAGTTCCATAAGTTATAACCCTTTTCATTTTCTCATCCGCTCCTTTTGATTGTCCTGTCCTCTTACACTTCACCTGTTTCGTACATCCAAATGGGCGCACGAAAAGAAGCCAAGCGCATATCCTACGCTTGGCTTGCAAAATCTAATGTATAATTATAAGGAGAGACTACAGGCGCATTATTCTGAATTATCTCAGATAATTCGCCACTATGCCCCCCCCCCTGTGAACATATGTCTATTCAGATTATACATAAGGGCTGAACATGTCTTTTTTTCCATCTTCAACAACATAGCAGACACACACCCCTCTATCATCAGAATTCCTAATGATTAAAATCATCCCTCACAGGATACCATATCTAAAAAAAATTTGCAAGAGATAGAAACACTCCATGTGATTGAAACACTCCACCTTACTCCCCAAAGGTCAGTCCGTACTGCCACGGCTCCCTTGTCTCGCGGTGCTCAGATCCTGCTATTCCCCACCTCGTCAAAGGTGCGGGTGATGCTCTCGGCAGGAGCCTTATCCAGCAGGCTCACCACATAGATGGCAAGCAGCGAGAAGATGAAGCCGGGCACGA
This genomic interval from Selenomonas sp. AB3002 contains the following:
- a CDS encoding glycosyltransferase codes for the protein MAVSLSVIVPVWNQAAYLEHCVESILGQEVEDLQLVLVDDGSTDGSGEICDCYAAKDRRVTVIHKPNGGILSARKSGLSAAKGELLAFVDADDWLETGYFPHLTAFMQSNPQVDVAAGSMKRVYADGSCRPIFPRAEEKLMGREEALGEMFRQRHFGWHLAGKVYRRSLFEGWQPDECIASGEDLHGNYLLLSGARQVICLPGSAYCYRENPAGVTKRTTMELDLTPVYEYMLANLWVQERNVLDLLLESYLYDLVRQYREMFFTDSVAYKEKLLDYAGRMEKLAGKITEPVLFAKGQLEFYRQKPEALQACYEEARLAMLQTARAAFASGLPVYLYGAGIAAKCYLLLLSGEGMICSGCVVSDGQVSPPAFQGARVFHLSEIGREAVFLLALNGRYVPQVTEALAQAGHKDVFHHDEPQIFAGLAVG
- a CDS encoding glycosyltransferase; this translates as MVDSNKLKQLNGYEARLKAAQNLYDTREWFRVRSDYYDAYINTNVNEKMIMYEAFSGRGITCNPGQIFRYLLDDPRFEGYTHVWSLEESEFRDTAIEMYADYDNIVFTKPYSNEYFYYISTAKYLINNVTWPNYFTPKDSQVVINTWHGIPLKYLGFDVPDGKAGTANMIRNLLFTDYVISPAEYMTDIYRNSFKLEGIYPGKVIEAGHPRIDCMFDADKYEIQKVLTRCGVKYDVNKKLILYAPTWRGEKYGISYIDLDIVDEYEAFIKKISQFVDMAEYQILVKPHQIVYEALVQKGLMQDNFIPAVVDTNKLLGVTDVLISDYSSIFFDFLVTKRPIFFYITDLEAYSESRGLYFTVDYLPGPVTDNLDQLGEWIRDLEHYKEFFTYSRYEEAINKFAYLEDGKVCERVVDAVFFGDETYTKELKNNKIKLLVHIGGIRFNGISTAALNFMEKLDKEKYDVSFYAVQAQGFGDCYCEYLKSLDDDVRVIARIGARINNIETYARIESCIDNAITIESGSNLFPKEFYEIEYRRCFGNAKFDYIIEFSGFSAFFANIYASQLKTKKLIWMHNTMEKEYNRLNNKGSYALRRDLDNIYQLYSLFDGCVSCSHAVMKENARYFDRLGIKCKHLYVRNFFNKEKVLLGLENYGGLRTSQGDFFISAYKKELREGLLVRWPSNYKKTFVTVGRLAEAKNTEALVRAFAMLHNEYADTELYLIGAGPDEKRLRQVITAYKLEDCVVMTGNLDNPFPIMEKCDCFVMPSHYEGQPIVILEARILHLPIIVSNFATVEDSCCERGQLVIGMEVEDIYEGMKKFMLGQVPCDYDLDIDEYNRKAMEEFEYCLAACDRREHDN
- a CDS encoding glycosyltransferase: MIYLFPFDKVPQGSKVILHGSENILVQFLGQLTSSGYAKVVAVSVKEQEDGGLPESALERLGRSDYDLLVIAAEDGTAGSRMAEQLVESGIKRERIVLSSPRPVLRYHKINRPGSSTMRNFDVMLYLFPFELVRPGSRVIIYGAGDVCRQFLAQLEVVPYCKVEAVADKNTDYRSEAVRLITPDKIQEEAYDAVVIAINEERIVEAVRKDLLAWRVPEAKIIDASWRTLPDENGMLNLLSSGHWEVLENAASKEPKLEDYSTDPADFIGALAASRWGQPWQEIADYVSGLPLGRRKSKDHQEDLTVAIYYRSLANGGAQRVTAMLASLWAEARQENGAPLYRVVLVLDQATAGKEAEYPLSEQVERVYLPSPEEASGENYAQRCRAWQEMLAQYAVDVVVYAWLHHEAVIWDWLSIKSHPLHPAFVLQSHEFCCMPYTRMDGLASNLLTMYSLADGCVVLSEYDREFVGSFAPHTYCIPNPIPFSTGTTPNSSYEQDLIIWVGRLSPEKQPLEAVRMIYLLRKRGRQAKLCMIGEDSDLSLSKLRQEIKLLGLEDSVELVGFTMDVEQYYRRASIFLSTSLYEGFPLAMAEAFAHGLPVVAYELPWLSMAENNEGLLSVPQGRPELLAAEIDKLLKFPRLAQELGAKGKSHLADLEKTDIAASWREVFSAVTSEEEGRGEASNAMSMLFRYITSYQQMAKERLQKRCQEEMELLRLEAQEHSASAALGMPVENYLPARHSESSAAMRKYKRWFFPEHGFREGARLVVYGYGDMGKDYAWQIRHGRRFLLAGIVAEKPAEYAGEAEVLPPEALMEMEFDIVLIAAEEAEAAEKIRRSLRQLGVDKERVYWQDVRLGLEGEA
- a CDS encoding glycosyltransferase family 2 protein is translated as MPKVSVLMPSYNVAPYIRQSIDSVLGQTLQDIEVICIDAGSEDGTLEIIRERAEEDSRLMLLPSERKSYGFQMNLGIKQARGEYIAIVETDDFAEADMLERLCSLADAYEADLVKSNYWEYRNGRKFFHETLAGHPYDKLICPGEDDPSLLKVSPSIWSAVYRRSWLLEQGVDFLETPGAAYQDVSFAIKALAASRRVVLCREAFLHYRRDNAGQSVRDGGKSHFLFDEFQAVEDFLVQRPELGKKLGEVIRQTKHAQFLTGKRRLKALEQAEFLIRVKEELQREAANGEAALSLCWQQLMENTDEQIRMNAILQWQEQKMCVSGFWRELEGAGMIYLYGAGRVACLVKDCLAQRGFAPAGFLVTSLRDKKELEGIPLFEASRLPLDCPGILVLACVGDEKLPEVLGTLRELHCSNYIAMNLELRQSLGAE
- the tagD gene encoding glycerol-3-phosphate cytidylyltransferase, producing MKRVITYGTFDLLHYGHINLLRRARALGDYLIVALSTEEFNWREKQKKCYFTYEQRKELLESIRYVDLVIPEENWEQKRRDVKLYQADIMVMGDDWKGKFDFLEEEGCEVVYLPRTPEISTTQIKKDLHK